The following nucleotide sequence is from Populus nigra chromosome 15, ddPopNigr1.1, whole genome shotgun sequence.
GAACGGCTGCTAATTGTACATCTTAACCACCTTGCTGATGCAGAACGCTCGACGAGATTTTCTATTGGAAAGTGAACCATACGCCATGCATATAGAGTGACGGTCCACCACTATTCGGTGCTTCGCTTATAACATTTACCGCGAGATTGATTGGCCACGGTCCACCAACAAAAAGctacatttttgttttaattttttatttgttgcatCTTCCTTACTACTGGATGCTTGCGGGTGCTGGTACTTTGTGCGGTGTGCGCAGACCTATGAGAATATTGCTCATCAATTGCATGCAATCGTCATCCATgcttgtgaattgtgattttaacttttaaggCCGTTTTCCCTTCAATTGGCTACTTTCAAGAATTAAAGTCGGTACGGTGACATGCAAGCTGTACAGATTTCGAATTTATTATTACGATTTGAACactgaaagaaaacaaaaacgtgTTGACGCCATTGCACATGTCCTTCCTAATAAATTCCGGGCTCCATGTgctataaaagataaataatccTTAATCTCAGGGgtcattcaattttaattttaatttttttaatgattatgaGTTAGaagtttttaaagttaatagaggtttatataattattaattttaaaacttataaaattattcaagaaaCATATAAAGTACTCCGTATatccatataaataaataaatagtgaaGGCAAAATGTGGATATCACTTAGTTACCCAGCCGACTGCTATATTTTATGACAGATATATCTGCTGGGCTGGCTCCCTCTAAGGTTAGCAACTTGCATATTCCAGCCAACGAGACAATTCCAAGAAAAAGTTACCGCTGCGTTACATGACAAACAAATGGCTTGATGACGTGGCTCAATCTGGACCGTCTGCTCCTTCCccccaactctttttttttttttggtaagttttcCCCCCAACTCCTCTACTGCGCGTCGAGGGGTGGTTCGATCCGGGTTGCTCGCAGGTCAGCCGTTGATCTCAAGCGACATCCACcagaacaattataaaaaagccagggtattttttaaagtcaaaggGCTCTTGCTGTGGCATGACTAGATGCTGCGTCAGTGGGCCCTGAAACGGAGCTGTGCATAGCGAAATAAGATATGATATCCACGCAAAGCTGACTCAGGGATTAGCCACCAAATTGCCCctattattatatagttttagGTTTCGAGCCCTCGTTGTATTTACTACAAACTATTATCCTTGCATGCAAATAAGCAAAGTTTGAGAGGAAACATGGAGGCATGCACAGCCAAATTCAGAAGATTTATCAAAAGAGATATTTACAGCTCAGAACACAAGTCTTAATtagctattttttcttttgtggtaGTAAAAATGCTGCGTTTTCCATTGAAAAACTGATGGATTGTTAAACAATCATGTTATGTTGCTAGCTAGTCATGTTATGTTGcttgtaaaaattataaaataaaataggttctttttattccatttatttatataaaaaaatgaagcattAATTAAGTTTTAGGGTTGTCATGTATGTTTCTTTCACTaccaaaaaatcaataaatacaaacaaaaataccgagagaatatttttgttggtaaattaccgacggattttaccATTGGTAATTCCATCAATAAAATCATTGGTAAACTGTCAACACTATTCATTATGTTAATTACAAATTGAATTATGGACGAAACATTTCGTCGGTATTTTATAGAGAGCTCTGGAACtattcactttccaattgcactattaattattgttctttacaaataaaatcaCCGACGAATTGAAAAGTCTTCAGTGTTATTTgacggttttctgaaaaaattaaattaaatattacagacggaatcaccgacggattgaaaagtcattgGTGATATTTGGCGatttctgaaaatttttgattaaattcaaaatttaaattaaatattacagacggaatcaccgacggaatgattaaaaatattaatatttaattatccgtcggtaaaacgcCTCAATAAAAAGTCTAGAATCCTTAATTTCACAACAGACCCgtctgctttcttcttcttcttctccatactcaggtatgtcttcttcttgtttcttttcatctcttctctcctcaactccttctcttATCCTCCATGCTCAGAtatgtcttcttctcctttcttattttttcttctcagttttttttaattggtatacTTTacgaatttttttcttcttcttagcttcacttgcaactacattaaggtaaagaaaaaaatttcttcttttcgtgttttttttactatatttgtttttaattgtttttgttcttaataatagTATGAATGTtattgtaggattttttttatatgagatcaatttttagttgatttatttataggatttttaaattttttcatatgaatttttttagttgaatttattttttcatgttatttatttgttgcaaatttttttgagttgattttcttcttcttttttccaagcattttgagtattatagagtgttgattaatattaatttaattattttatagtttttttaaaaatatttttttaaaaatatttttaaataattaccaacagaattacaTACGGTTTGTTTTTGagggaattaccgacggaatgaaaTGTTTGTTTTGCTCGCTTTTTCTGTCAGCAAATCCatcagtaataatatttttttattaccaacagataaaaaattaccgacgaaaggTTCACCGATGGAGACTTGCTGTCGGTGATTTcatcggtgatttttttaccaacaaaatGGTAGTGCaaataccaacaaaaaattCCGTTAATAAAGCTAAAGATTGTGGTAGTGTttgtttacaaaattaaaaacaatatatgaagattagaagaaaataaagaaaagtcaAGAAGATTCAAGGAATTTATTATTAGATATAAACTTGATAATTAGaggtatgaaaaaaatatggtcATGATTAGATATAAGAAACAATTAGAAAATTCACAAACATAAACCAATATACCTCATTTATATTAAACAAGAACTATCATCAGTTTAATTCTGAGAAATGTAACTCAACTGGACAGACCCTAGGTTTACTTCCTAGAGGTCATCAGTTCGAGCTTCACAAACCTCAGGACCACTAGAgacttatatggttgttaacttcaaggctcATGGAATTAGTCGAGGCACGCGTAAGCTGGCTTGGACACctacattaataaaaacaaaaaagaaacatcatcAGCTTGATACATCACATTGAATTCAATCACTATGTTACCATATAAGGTACTTTCATATCACCAtcgcaaaaaagaaaaaaaaagaaaggactcacattaaattataatattaaattactattgataaattttttgataGAATTAGTACTTAAACACTAACAAAATATTGTGAGTGTTATGCAACATTCTAGTTGTGATAAAAGACTATAGTAAAACAATAGAcaatgagaaaacaaaaaagaaattaccaCAAATACCTCATTAATAACAAATACATTTGATAAAGCCATGATgatgttgttattgttaaaacACACGCGCACGAAGGGGATGTGAAATTCATTTTGTGATAGGCTTGAATTATCTTGGACCGCTTCTCTCGGATTTTTAGAAGACTGAGTTAGGTAGATTTTCAATTGAGGACTCCAAATCTTCCAATTCTCAGGCAAGGACACCTGGTGGTGCTATAAAAGCCCCTTCAGCAGCAATCACCTGTGTCACATTCAATTCCAATTCCTTGAGTTCAGGCATATCCTTCTTCCTTCTATTCTCTGCTTTTCATTtccattcaatttgttttttcctttcttctttctgGTTCTTTGCTAATCATTTGACGGCAACATGACTATCCTCATTCCCCAGCCTGAGCTAAGCGGTACCAAACAattcttgcttcttcttcttcttcttttccttgaaTTTATTGTTAGGTTGCATGAATTTAGAAGTGTTtcagaaatatttatttatattatcgtGGTGTGATTACAAGCAGAGGGCCATATAGACGATTATGATGCCAAGGAGTTGGTATTAGATGGTGGGTTTGTGGTTCCAAATAAAACTGAAGCATTCGATGCGCCAGAGATCAATTCATTTGGCAACTCCTTCAGGTTTCTCCTATTTTCCTCAATCTTGTTAAAAGAAAtgaagctctctctctctctaattatATATGCAATTAACGGTGACGACAAATATGCTGCAGGGATTATAATGCAGAGAGTGAAAGGCAAAAGACCGTGGAGGAATTCTACCGACAGCAACACATTAACCAATCATACGATTATGTAAGGAGATTTTTAAAAACGGGGAGTACTAGTGGTAAAAGGTATAACATACGAGGTTTGGATTTGACGTCATGCAAATGAATTAATTGATCCAGGTGATGAAGATGCGAGAAGAGTATGGGAAGCTTGACAAGGCTGTTATGAGCATCTGGGAATGCTGTGAGCTCCTGAATGATGTAGTAGATGATAGCGATCCGGACCTGGATGAACCTCAAATTCAACACTTGCTGCAATCAGCTGAAGCCATCAGGAAAGACTATCCCAATGAGGATTGGTTGCACTTGACTGCTCTTATCCACGGTATATATACCCTTCCCAAAATCCCTGATCTGTGCTAATCGAAGTGGTTTTTGATCTTTAATCATTCTTTCTTGGAGTGGTCTCAGATCTTGGAAaggttcttcttcttcctcagtTTGGACAGCTCCCTCAATGGGCTGTTGTTGGTGAGCATCGTGTTTTGGCCATATATATGAACaactggttttattttttaattaacacttCCTTGAATGCTCAATTTAAGTTTTATGTTTCAGGAGATACATTCCCTCTTGGCTGTGCATTCGACGAATCCAACGTTCATCACAAGGTATTTCTGCTTCTGAACATTTCCGGAAATCTTAGCGCATATAGTAATTGTAGCTGTAAACAATCCAGTTAGACACTgctcaacttttttaatttcttggtgCAGTATTTCACGGACAACCCTGATTTCAAGAATCCTGCCTACAGCACAAAGAATGGAATTTACAAGGAAGGCTGCGGGCTGGACAATGTGGTGATCTCATGGGGGCACGATGACTACATGTACTTGGTATGTGTTTTTCCCTTTCAAACGCCTGCAAAACCTTAATTATTATGAGACGTTTTCAAGTACCAAAACAATGGCGGCTGCCTTTGTTCCTGATCTCTCttctaattattaatatttaaatattaggtGGCCAAGGAAAATGGAACCACTTTACCACACGCTGCATTGTTCATTATCCGATATCACTCCCTCTATCGTAAGTGCTATGATCTTCCTTCCCTGTTTATGTTTCATGCAACCAGTATATACTGATCTGATGAATCCATTAATTAACGTAAGGATTTCTTGCGCGATGTAGCTTTACACAAGGCAGGAGCATATAAGCATCTGATGAACAAGGAGGATGAGGAGGATTTGAAGTGGCTCAACATattcaagtatatatatatatatgcttgatTTGATTCACCGCTTTGCATTGATTCTCATTTCTTTCCGTGCAATATATAGATCCGCTTATGGCATTATCCAATCTTAACTTCTCGGACGTTGTGAATGATTTGCAGCAAATATGACCTTTACAGCAAGAGCAAAGTTCTTGTCGATGTTGATGAAGTCAAGCCATACTATCAATCTCTGATCAAGAAGGTGAGTGTTTTTCCTTCTCGAGCTAGTTTTCTAAATTTCTTAACTTTGTTGGTAGCGTTaatcttatatatttaaataatttcgTTGCAGTATTTCACGGAAAAGCTTAGATGGTGAACAATGACGTGGATTAATTGTACATCATGAGAAAGGCAGGCTGATATTGATGGGCATAATGCATCGGGATTGTTTGCTCCACTTTACATTTGAGTATATTATTGAAGCGAAAAGTTGTTTGAGaatggaaataaataaagagatgaTTTTTATTGcgtggaaatatttttttaatgtgtttatttgttttatagagaaataatatttctagaatataactaaattatttaaatttaaaaaaaataagaaaaaaaattcccaaaatacaattaaattctctaaatttccaaaaaaataagaagagaaaacaaagaaaaaatgttttttttgtaatgaaacgtttatataaatttgaaatattataactgttaattaaataattatattttaaattaaaat
It contains:
- the LOC133673965 gene encoding inositol oxygenase 2-like, with the protein product MTILIPQPELSEGHIDDYDAKELVLDGGFVVPNKTEAFDAPEINSFGNSFRDYNAESERQKTVEEFYRQQHINQSYDYVMKMREEYGKLDKAVMSIWECCELLNDVVDDSDPDLDEPQIQHLLQSAEAIRKDYPNEDWLHLTALIHDLGKVLLLPQFGQLPQWAVVGDTFPLGCAFDESNVHHKYFTDNPDFKNPAYSTKNGIYKEGCGLDNVVISWGHDDYMYLVAKENGTTLPHAALFIIRYHSLYPLHKAGAYKHLMNKEDEEDLKWLNIFNKYDLYSKSKVLVDVDEVKPYYQSLIKKYFTEKLRW